In Topomyia yanbarensis strain Yona2022 chromosome 2, ASM3024719v1, whole genome shotgun sequence, one DNA window encodes the following:
- the LOC131678917 gene encoding glucosamine-6-phosphate isomerase isoform X1, which yields MRLIILDTSDYVGEWSAKYVMKRINDFKAGPDKFFTLGLPTGSTPLGLYRNLIKFHKEGKISFKYVKTFNMDEYVDLPRDHPESYHYFMWHNFFKHIDIDPANVHILDGNAPDLVAECDAFESKIKAAGGIELFIGGIGPDGHIAFNEPGSSLVSRTRVKTLAQDTLEANARFFGNDISKVPKQALTVGVGTVMDAREVMILITGTHKAFALYKAIEEGVNHMWTVSAFQQHPHTIMICDEDATLELRVKTVKYFKALSNVHHKLIEDDTNDVRMRK from the coding sequence ATGCGACTAATCATCCTGGACACGTCCGACTACGTCGGTGAATGGTCGGCCAAGTACGTGATGAAGCGTATCAATGATTTCAAAGCCGGCCCGGATAAGTTCTTCACGCTGGGTTTGCCGACCGGGTCCACACCGCTCGGGCTGTATCGGAATCTAATCAAGTTCCACAAGGAGGGTAAAATCTCCTTCAAATACGTAAAAACCTTCAACATGGACGAGTATGTCGACCTGCCACGGGATCACCCGGAAAGCTATCACTACTTTATGTGGCACAATTTCTTCAAACACATCGACATCGATCCGGCCAACGTGCACATACTGGACGGGAACGCACCGGACTTGGTGGCGGAGTGCGATGCCTTCGAGAGTAAGATTAAGGCGGCCGGTGGAATTGAACTGTTCATTGGAGGAATCGGACCGGATGGACACATAGCATTTAACGAGCCCGGATCGTCGCTGGTTTCGAGGACTCGGGTGAAAACGTTGGCGCAGGATACGTTAGAGGCGAATGCGCGCTTTTTTGGAAATGACATTAGCAAGGTTCCGAAGCAGGCACTTACCGTTGGCGTGGGCACTGTGATGGATGCCAGGGAGGTGATGATTTTGATTACCGGTACACACAAGGCTTTCGCCCTGTATAAGGCGATCGAGGAGGGAGTGAATCACATGTGGACCGTTAGTGCCTTCCAGCAGCACCCGCACACGATAATGATTTGTGACGAGGATGCTACGCTGGAACTTAGGGTAAAGACGGTCAAGTATTTCAAG
- the LOC131678917 gene encoding glucosamine-6-phosphate isomerase isoform X3 — protein MRLIILDTSDYVGEWSAKYVMKRINDFKAGPDKFFTLGLPTGSTPLGLYRNLIKFHKEGKISFKYVKTFNMDEYVDLPRDHPESYHYFMWHNFFKHIDIDPANVHILDGNAPDLVAECDAFESKIKAAGGIELFIGGIGPDGHIAFNEPGSSLVSRTRVKTLAQDTLEANARFFGNDISKVPKQALTVGVGTVMDAREVMILITGTHKAFALYKAIEEGVNHMWTVSAFQQHPHTIMICDEDATLELRVKTVKYFKSLYDVHSKLIEGA, from the coding sequence ATGCGACTAATCATCCTGGACACGTCCGACTACGTCGGTGAATGGTCGGCCAAGTACGTGATGAAGCGTATCAATGATTTCAAAGCCGGCCCGGATAAGTTCTTCACGCTGGGTTTGCCGACCGGGTCCACACCGCTCGGGCTGTATCGGAATCTAATCAAGTTCCACAAGGAGGGTAAAATCTCCTTCAAATACGTAAAAACCTTCAACATGGACGAGTATGTCGACCTGCCACGGGATCACCCGGAAAGCTATCACTACTTTATGTGGCACAATTTCTTCAAACACATCGACATCGATCCGGCCAACGTGCACATACTGGACGGGAACGCACCGGACTTGGTGGCGGAGTGCGATGCCTTCGAGAGTAAGATTAAGGCGGCCGGTGGAATTGAACTGTTCATTGGAGGAATCGGACCGGATGGACACATAGCATTTAACGAGCCCGGATCGTCGCTGGTTTCGAGGACTCGGGTGAAAACGTTGGCGCAGGATACGTTAGAGGCGAATGCGCGCTTTTTTGGAAATGACATTAGCAAGGTTCCGAAGCAGGCACTTACCGTTGGCGTGGGCACTGTGATGGATGCCAGGGAGGTGATGATTTTGATTACCGGTACACACAAGGCTTTCGCCCTGTATAAGGCGATCGAGGAGGGAGTGAATCACATGTGGACCGTTAGTGCCTTCCAGCAGCACCCGCACACGATAATGATTTGTGACGAGGATGCTACGCTGGAACTTAGGGTAAAGACGGTCAAGTATTTCAAG
- the LOC131678917 gene encoding glucosamine-6-phosphate isomerase isoform X2 — translation MRLIILDTSDYVGEWSAKYVMKRINDFKAGPDKFFTLGLPTGSTPLGLYRNLIKFHKEGKISFKYVKTFNMDEYVDLPRDHPESYHYFMWHNFFKHIDIDPANVHILDGNAPDLVAECDAFESKIKAAGGIELFIGGIGPDGHIAFNEPGSSLVSRTRVKTLAQDTLEANARFFGNDISKVPKQALTVGVGTVMDAREVMILITGTHKAFALYKAIEEGVNHMWTVSAFQQHPHTIMICDEDATLELRVKTVKYFKDCYILASASGNDIEGATRSN, via the coding sequence ATGCGACTAATCATCCTGGACACGTCCGACTACGTCGGTGAATGGTCGGCCAAGTACGTGATGAAGCGTATCAATGATTTCAAAGCCGGCCCGGATAAGTTCTTCACGCTGGGTTTGCCGACCGGGTCCACACCGCTCGGGCTGTATCGGAATCTAATCAAGTTCCACAAGGAGGGTAAAATCTCCTTCAAATACGTAAAAACCTTCAACATGGACGAGTATGTCGACCTGCCACGGGATCACCCGGAAAGCTATCACTACTTTATGTGGCACAATTTCTTCAAACACATCGACATCGATCCGGCCAACGTGCACATACTGGACGGGAACGCACCGGACTTGGTGGCGGAGTGCGATGCCTTCGAGAGTAAGATTAAGGCGGCCGGTGGAATTGAACTGTTCATTGGAGGAATCGGACCGGATGGACACATAGCATTTAACGAGCCCGGATCGTCGCTGGTTTCGAGGACTCGGGTGAAAACGTTGGCGCAGGATACGTTAGAGGCGAATGCGCGCTTTTTTGGAAATGACATTAGCAAGGTTCCGAAGCAGGCACTTACCGTTGGCGTGGGCACTGTGATGGATGCCAGGGAGGTGATGATTTTGATTACCGGTACACACAAGGCTTTCGCCCTGTATAAGGCGATCGAGGAGGGAGTGAATCACATGTGGACCGTTAGTGCCTTCCAGCAGCACCCGCACACGATAATGATTTGTGACGAGGATGCTACGCTGGAACTTAGGGTAAAGACGGTCAAGTATTTCAAG